The stretch of DNA tgtgtgtgtgaactgGGAGCATTTGTAGAGCAAGCTTTCAGACACAGAGACCTTCTCCAGTTGAGTGGGCTGCCCGGGGCCCACCGGTGCTACAGGTACTACTAGCTATTTGTGCATCTGTAAGTTTATTTGTTGATTTTTGAATAGTCCATTATATATTTGCCATTTAAacctaaatataattttaaaatgacattttaacactttacttgaagccttaatgtataattcattataaatgtattcataatgtacgttaaaatgcattgtatcttttcataaacaattgtaaccaaagttaaaatgcattataatgtttgcagattccttgttacatATGAAACTGGTTGTTTGTcctgtttttaatacattatacTTTCTAAGGGTGTAACAATTAATAGATAAGagttttaatgtattataactgaTTACAATTATTCATAATATCATGCAGTGCATAATGaggtgcattacaaggcataattaatgcttttataatgaattatatataatggctttaagtaaagtgttaccaaatacgtTACTACTTAATTATATTTGATGAATATGGTAGGAGCTGTGGTTCTGTGGTCTTGCGAGGCTGTCCTCAGAGCGTTAAACCTAGAGATCAGGCTTGGTCATCCAAACCGAGGGAACAGGCTTGGTCCGCTGTCATCTTCCTGTCGGAGCTGGAATCACATTATCAAGATGAGAAGGAAGCAATCAGCGCACTCATAAACAGGtcattcatttgtgttcattgGTTGATGAATTCTCATAAATGTAATGCTGAATTCAGAACCGCATACTACTTGTACTATTTTCCCCATGTCTTTCTATGGCCAAAATAGCAAGAATAGTATGTGGTTCCGAATTTAGCATATGTGATTGGCTAACAGCATCAGTCGGTCGAATACACCAGACAGTTGATGACCTGAAGAAGAAAACTAACCATAGAAGAAGacagtttaatgtttttgtccgCTATAGTGCCCCTACTGGCAACCCTGAAAATGCAACACTAACAAAATGACAAGAAATTTGAGTATGCATAACTGGAAATGTTGATATTCATATACTGTCATAGTTAAGCAcgactttttaatgtcaattttAATCTATGATATTAATGGTAATATCAATGCTAATGGTTGCAGATGTTGTGATGTGATTTATTGCTCCTGCAGAGTGGGACAGGAAGCTCTGCGTGTAATATATCTCAGTATGTGTGTTGCTGTGCGGAGAGCCGAGAGAGAAAATCAGTCCTACACAGCGCTGCTAGTTGCCAGACAGCACTGGGACAGATGGTGAGTGTGTTAAATATGGGATTTAAAACACTGACTCTATGCTGACAAGTGCACCTTTTTTCACTTCAAAGTGTGCAAGCTTGAATAAAAACCATCTCTATGTGTTCTAGGCCTTATATGAGAGGTTTAGTCAGTCAGGACCTTGCTAGAATCTGGCTTCAGGAAAATATGGATCCCACTGCTAAAAAACAGCAGGGCTGGAAAAAAGGAAATTGCGCACAGCAGGTACTGTGTGCACATACACGTTATTTGCTGCCCTCAAGTCCTCCAAATTCCTATATATTAATTTGAAAGTTACATGTTCAAGTTACATGTTCAAGttggaataaaataaacttgttgGGCAATTTCTCTTGTTCACTTACCAACAAGACAGAAAGACTTTTTAGTGTTGATAAAATGAAGAGGATATGCATTAAATGTGCAGTTGGTACACCAccaaaatttggggtcagttttgGGGTacgatttttaatgtttttggaaaaCATCTCGTATGccaaccaaggctgcatttatttgatcaaaaatacagtaaaaacagtaatattttggaaatattattacaatttaaaatgatatataaaaaaatattttaaaatgtaatttattcctgtgatggaaaagctgaatttttagcatcattactccagtttgatttgctgacatttttgatcaatttaatcctTGTTGGATAAAAGCATTACCctctttcaaaaagaaaaaaaaaatactgacctaaacttttgaatgatatgTTGTCATTCTTGTGCTCCTACAGagaattatggaagcttgtttccgccatctAATAAAAAATTgagactttttatgtcacaattctgactttttttctcgcaattgtgagtttatatctcataattctgacttttttctcagaattgcgagatataaactcacaactgtgagtaataaagtcagaattgtgtgataaagtcagaattgtgtgttataaagtcagaattgtgtgatataaagtcagaattgtgtgatataaagtcagaattgcgagttataaagtcagaattgtgtgttataaagtcagaattgtgtgatgtaaagtcagaattgcgagttctaaagtcagaattgtaagatacaaactcgcaattgcgtgttataatgtgCAGTTTTGAGGGAAAAGCGTTTttcaattgcgagaaaaaaaggcagaattgctactttatatcttgcaattctgactttataactcgcaattgtgagaaaaaagtcagaattgtgagataaaaagtcgcaattactttttaaattttttttatttagtggcgaaAATAAGCTTCCATAGAGAATGGTGgagaaaacaagagaaaatCATTTGGTCTTCTCATAAATTATTTGGTCTCCTCATTTGGTCTCGGCTTTAATTAACAGTACTAAATATATTGCTAAATACATACATTCATGTGTGATTATCTCAAAAATATAGTCATTCCAACAAAACTTGAAgccagaaatatttcttatatgTTTGTGTTATGTGCCGTTTTATTATAAGCTGTTTATTTTCTTACCCACAAGGCTGTGCTGCAGTTTTTGGTTCTGTGTCAGGAGCAGGAAAGGAAACAGTTGGTGGAGATCTTGCACAGGGTTTCCCTGAGTGACCTCCAGGGGCTCCGAAACATTCAGGAAAACAACAGTTAATCAActacacataaaaacacaaatatcacaattaaatggatagttcccCAAAGATGattattctgtcattgtttacacaCTCTcagattttcatttaattttttggtgaactagcCAAAATGTACTAGTAACTTAGCATTAAAATACAGCAGTAAAATATGCCTTCTCTGGTTTTCATTAAAAGTGTGTATATTTGTGTCTTTAAGATGTGGTCCATGGAAACGCAGTGGATCAGAGCTGTGTGTTGAGCCTGCAGCAGATTAAAGCTTCTCTACAGGAAGCACATGGTTCTTATACTGGACCCTTCGCCCCAGGGTGTTCTCAGATAGATGTCTCATGGGTAGAATGTGCCATTCATTTGCTGACCCAGCTGACACAAGCACATGAAGAAGAGGCCTGGACTGTTTTATACTCTCTGCCAGATTTGGTgaatctcacacacactcataaacTTACCCACAGGCTATGATCTGAATAGCATACTACCGTACTACTATCATTATTTCTGCAGTATTATTTAGTATGTATGCTTAGCACAGTTTGTGTAAATGAGATTTAAACCACAATTTTTAACATCTGTACCTTTTTAATAACTTGTTTGATCCAGTCTCTTTCCCTTCTCAGCACCTTGAGGGTCTTTGGACTTTACTTCGCAAATATGAGAGTGAACTGCACAGACCCAGTTTCCGCAACCTGCGTGAAGTTTTGCAGTCACGTGTACCAGCACACGCCAGCAGAGGCACCAGCACAGTGAACGCTGACTCCGTAATGACAAATGAGCTCTACACTTAGACAtcattacaaattacaaatcaaGCTTTCCTGATGCCAGAATCATCTATGGAATAGATCTTAAGCAAGGCCTCACTTTTGCTTTCAACAGATGACACCTAGAACCTATGCAATGATCTGAAGAACCGACaaacttaaaataaaggttctttattggcatctgtggttccatgaagaacctttcaATGTCCATGTAACCTTTCCATTTTACAAAtggttctttatagtgaaaaaaaaggatttttagattttaaaatgtcctTCACACTaagaagaaaaaatggttcagtTAACAACTGTTggctgaaaggttctttggggcaTTGCTGTGAAAATCCCCTTTTGAAACGTTTATTTTTAAGAACTTTTTTAATATCCAGAGAACCATATTACAAACCCAAGGAACGTTTACTTTGAGAAATGGTTTTTGATGCATAGAATATTCTTTGCTGAACCTAAAGTACTTCAAGAAACCATTGAAGAACCTTCACTTGAAGAGATTAACTAGATATTCAACTGAAGGGAATACAAGGTGAGTAACTGTTTCCTGTGTCTCTGttaggagagagagaggactgAACCGGAACATGAAGAGCCGTCAGATGGTGAAAAACAAGAACTCTGCACCGGTAAATGACAAACATTCATATGCTACATCCTTCATACATTGTCTTAAAGATGTATAGGGATACGAGAAAGTGTTTTAACATAAAAACTAGTAACATTaatcatatatgtatatatatatatatatatatatatatatgtgtgttcactatagcgttcaaaagtttggtgtcagtaagatttaaaaaaatttttttttttttttttttttttgaaagaagtctcttatgcttaccaaaaCTACATTtgattgatcaaaaatacattaaaacaggaaaattatgaaatattattaaaatttaaagtaagtgttttctatttgaatatattttaaaatgcaatgtatttctttgatggcaaagttgaattttcatcattactccagtcttcagtcacatgatccttcagaaatcattctaatatgctgatttgctgctcatgaaaacattttcttactatcaatgttgaaaacagttgtgctgcttaatatttttgtggaaactgtgtttatgttttgtttttccaggatttcttgatgaatagaaagttcaaaagagcagcatttatttgaaatagatgatatgaatgttttaatgttacttttgttcaatttaatgcaccctttctgaataaaagtattatttccttcagaaaaaaattactgatcCTGTTTTGATGGGTTAtaaatttatacattaaaatagaacttGTTGAGATATAAGCAAAGCAtttattctgtatttttgtgtttgaAGGATGTGGCATGGTTTTAGATCCAGAAGATACTCCATATTTAGAGATCTTGTGTGTCAAAGACCCAAGAAATGAAGTGAACATGAAGTCGAGGGGTGGAGACAGAAAAAGTGAAGAGGGAGACATTAAGAGCAAAGGAGACTTTGAGGAGATTTCAGTGGAGAAACAAAACTCTTTGATCACACTGGCCTGGAGCAAGCCAGCCCATGGAGAGAATCACATTCAGGTACATATGCACAACACATGCACTCTTTCTGTCTTAAATCACCTCAAACTGTTCATTTATACATAGAAAGGTTTGATTTCTGCAGGAATTGACCTCTACTCAACAGAAAGAAGAAGCTGTCTCTATTGCAGTGCAGGAGGATAGAGCTAATAACACACACATCCTTGACACAAATCCACATGATATGAACATTTACACACACCAGGAGAACATAAGCACCGTCTCACCGCAGCCAAGTGAAGAAACGCATTCAGAGAGTGagaagagagagacacagacaCAGATCCAACAAGACCATTCAGGCTTCATCACAGTAAGTTACTTTTGACCCATTATGTGTTCCTCTGTGTCAATAGCTGTATTattaaaatctatctatctatctaaactcATATAGTGCCTTTCACAAACCCAAGAATTAAAGCTTTAACTGAAACaaagtagatagatagatagattgattgattgatttttgaatCTGGAATATCTAGGAATCTTTCTTTCACATTAATTATACAACGAATATCATTGTTTTTCCAGGCTAGGCAGCAACAGGAGGATATAAGAGATGGAGAGCTCACACGCCAACCTCTCGAGGACACCCATCAGCCCGACTCAACACCACCCACTACTTTACAGCTGCTACAAAACACTGACACAACAGACACTAGCACAGGACCAGCAAGTGTCCATTTCCTAGACAGTAAACCCACGCAAACATTCGAGACCCATGAGATGGAGGTATCACTTCAGGAGCAGAGGAACGAGGAGATCTGTGAGAGAGTGGGTGAGGAGCAGCAGCTACAGCGGGAGGCCACGATGCGCTGCCTAGTGGACATCCAGAGGAAAGCAGAGCGACGCTGGCAacgagacagagacagacaacTACTCAGAGTGAGCAAACTCATCTGTGCCATCTTCACAAGAACTTTGGAATGCTTCACAATatttatggaagcccatttctgccacacAAGGAAAAACAATAATGCTTCGGTAAATTGTAATTGACATAAGTTTACcctaaaaagtcaaaattatgagatagtTATAGTTGACATGACATAAAAAGGTgaatttttgacaaaacaagaatgagataaaaagaattatgagatactaagttataattatgagataaggtcaaaattatgacatactaagtcataatgagataaaaaaaaattaattgacaaaaagttgaaatgatgacaaaaaGTCTTGTCATAATTTGAGTTTTTATGCCACAGTTACGACTTTTTATTAGAATTTTGAATTGTCATAATTACTTTATCTTATATTTTTGACTGGTCATAATGTAgatgtcataattttaactttcttatctcataattagtatctcacagacaaggtttaaaCCTAGTCCCaggctaaaatgcatgtttgagctgttttaactgaaagcaaattgtactgacatatcttaaaatatgtcagtgccattgttttgtctcaagatgcacaccagtaatgttttttctaagacacatttataaaaggtacttgaatgtcctaattgaactaaggcttaatccttgcttaatctaagccctgtctgtgaaaccaggcctttatgtcataattaggatttaccaaagaatgattttttattatgtggtggaaatgggctTCAGTAAGTTTTACTTGTGGAATATTTAGTTAAAAAGGCCATATCCTAGGCTTTTGGACTTTTTTTCGAGTTCATaaaccattttattttcataatatgaTGGTTTTAgatgaaacaggatattcactGACAAATGCACACAGTAAGACCAGGAATGTgaattaaatatgtaaacagGGTCACTTTTGATTCCAAGTTAACAATAAAggcaggaaaaataaaaaaataaaaagtttatagTTGACTATTGAATTGCGAGTAAATTGTTTTCATCTCTTAAGGTTCAAGAGCGACTGGCTATCGTCCAGACTCGGAAGGCAGATGAAGATCTGTTGGGCCTGACACAAGAAGACACACTCAGGCATCTGACTGACACACTACGACAGGTACACACAAAGTCATGTGCATTCTTTCACATACCACTGTGTGGACATGATGTAAATGTTGACTGAATGTTCTAGGAGGATGAGCAACAACAGAAAACTTTAGTAAGAGAGAAGCTCCAGCAGATGAGGAGAGAACGCTCATGCATTCTCCAGACCAGACGGGAGAGGTAACACATGCGCACATATGCTAGGCTAGGCTAGCTCATTCTGATAGTGATCACCAGGTATTTCATGTCATTTAAAGGACTAATTCaaatctaaaattaaaattcttttaTTATTCACTCATCATGTTCCTGATGTCCTAAGTcttatggaagcccatttccaacacataaaaaaaaaaaaaaaaaaaaaaaaaaatcaaaattataatataaaaagtcaaaattatgacaatattATGATGAGTTGAAactgaaatgttgaaattatgaaatactaagtcatatttataagataaaatgtcaaaattatgacataagtccaacattatgatatattaattaaaattaacttttgaaatgagataaaaagccataattatatggaagcttgtttcagccacggaataaaaaaattaaaaggtaactgtgactttttatcttgcaattctgactttttccccccctcagaattgtgagatatgaactcGCAGTCAGAAttgctatatatataaactcacactttaaaaaatggGGGGTTAAAAACAGcctaagttgggttgaaaatggacaaacccagctgttgggttaaatgtttgcccaacctgctgggtaattttatttaactccACTATTgactactgttaaaaaaattgctgtattgcttgcttaaaataaccccaaaatatgttgggaataaacatttactaatatgtttaatgaataataattaaacatttattaaattgcttattaatgaATGTTccccttttgattattattgttgcctctagtaattatgtgtatgatttttaattttcagcctatttttttggttcattttaagccagccatatagaattttttaaacaatagttgggttaaataaaactgcccagcatgttgggcaaacatttaacccaaccactgggtttgtccattttcaacccatcATTTTTTAGAGTACACAattgtgagagagaaaaaaaatctttacctTTGGTATTCCGTGGCAGAATATGGGCTTCCATACAAAACAGCCTGTGGTGATTCAAAAAGAGCAGCATCAACAATCTGCTAGTTTTTTCCATTTGTGGGGATAGAAAATGAAAGTTGTGCTAATGTATTTGTTTTGGTTTTATAGAAATACTGCTGGGTTTAAAGAGCTTCTTGCGCCCACAGCTCAACGTATGACAGAAACTGAAGAGGGACACTAGTGTGTACTCAAACCCACTTCTACAAACATACAGAACACACAgtaaaacattcatcaactttATTGATGTATGAGCACAAAATAACCGTGTTTGAACGACAGCAACTTGTGTTCACGGTTCAAACACTTTCCTAGTTGCCAATGATAAATGCCGCCCCCTATAAGTTTATATTAGTGCTTACAATGCATGCACACATTGGCTGTTGATCTTTTAAGAAGACTGTGGTGTTTCTTTGGCAAATAATAAATTGCATGACTTGTATACCTTTATCATAGACAGTGAGCACATTAAAACACTTTTGGGTTTGGTTTGCTTTGTGTCGCCCACATGCATATTATCCTGTCCTGCCATTAAATACAAACCAGCACTTCCTCTGAATTATTAGTACATGATGACTGACAATGCCTGAATAACTGGCAAGTATATAATGAAACACgattgaacattttattaaactCCAGGAAACTGCACAATGcttcagtcttttttttaacaaatttgtgCGTGCGTG from Ctenopharyngodon idella isolate HZGC_01 chromosome 18, HZGC01, whole genome shotgun sequence encodes:
- the LOC127499314 gene encoding uncharacterized protein LOC127499314 isoform X2 — translated: MSERDQTDCVCELGAFVEQAFRHRDLLQLSGLPGAHRCYRSCGSVVLRGCPQSVKPRDQAWSSKPREQAWSAVIFLSELESHYQDEKEAISALINRVGQEALRVIYLSMCVAVRRAERENQSYTALLVARQHWDRWPYMRGLVSQDLARIWLQENMDPTAKKQQGWKKGNCAQQAVLQFLVLCQEQERKQLVEILHRVSLSDLQGLRNIQENNNVVHGNAVDQSCVLSLQQIKASLQEAHGSYTGPFAPGCSQIDVSWVECAIHLLTQLTQAHEEEAWTVLYSLPDLHLEGLWTLLRKYESELHRPSFRNLREVLQSRVPAHASRGTSTVNADSERERTEPEHEEPSDGEKQELCTGCGMVLDPEDTPYLEILCVKDPRNEVNMKSRGGDRKSEEGDIKSKGDFEEISVEKQNSLITLAWSKPAHGENHIQKEEAVSIAVQEDRANNTHILDTNPHDMNIYTHQENISTVSPQPSEETHSESEKRETQTQIQQDHSGFITARQQQEDIRDGELTRQPLEDTHQPDSTPPTTLQLLQNTDTTDTSTGPASVHFLDSKPTQTFETHEMEVSLQEQRNEEICERVGEEQQLQREATMRCLVDIQRKAERRWQRDRDRQLLRVQERLAIVQTRKADEDLLGLTQEDTLRHLTDTLRQEDEQQQKTLVREKLQQMRRERSCILQTRRERNTAGFKELLAPTAQRMTETEEGH
- the LOC127499314 gene encoding uncharacterized protein LOC127499314 isoform X1; the protein is MSERDQTDCVCELGAFVEQAFRHRDLLQLSGLPGAHRCYRSCGSVVLRGCPQSVKPRDQAWSSKPREQAWSAVIFLSELESHYQDEKEAISALINRVGQEALRVIYLSMCVAVRRAERENQSYTALLVARQHWDRWPYMRGLVSQDLARIWLQENMDPTAKKQQGWKKGNCAQQAVLQFLVLCQEQERKQLVEILHRVSLSDLQGLRNIQENNNVVHGNAVDQSCVLSLQQIKASLQEAHGSYTGPFAPGCSQIDVSWVECAIHLLTQLTQAHEEEAWTVLYSLPDLHLEGLWTLLRKYESELHRPSFRNLREVLQSRVPAHASRGTSTVNADSERERTEPEHEEPSDGEKQELCTGCGMVLDPEDTPYLEILCVKDPRNEVNMKSRGGDRKSEEGDIKSKGDFEEISVEKQNSLITLAWSKPAHGENHIQELTSTQQKEEAVSIAVQEDRANNTHILDTNPHDMNIYTHQENISTVSPQPSEETHSESEKRETQTQIQQDHSGFITARQQQEDIRDGELTRQPLEDTHQPDSTPPTTLQLLQNTDTTDTSTGPASVHFLDSKPTQTFETHEMEVSLQEQRNEEICERVGEEQQLQREATMRCLVDIQRKAERRWQRDRDRQLLRVQERLAIVQTRKADEDLLGLTQEDTLRHLTDTLRQEDEQQQKTLVREKLQQMRRERSCILQTRRERNTAGFKELLAPTAQRMTETEEGH